In Leptospiraceae bacterium, one DNA window encodes the following:
- the lpxK gene encoding tetraacyldisaccharide 4'-kinase, with translation MKFFLYLLQVLLYPLSLLYQFLFFLNKTFTKKKSLPVSFVISVGNLSIGGTGKTPFTIYLANTINSIFPNRKIVILTRGYGGKKTKEGMVVQENSNPKESGDEPLLIKRACPFADVIVGKDRYLAFHKFCKSIVEETIIILDDGFQHHQLNRDFDFVLIDLKKNIGNNFTLPIGSLREKPKSLNRANSVVFTKIEEVQKENLLDLEKNFKKINPKLSFYKFLYIAKFIKNQNTVFSIQKIAGKKILIFTGIANPKHFQKTIQIHQPSQIHTNIFSDHHPFTKSEIKNILSKNSDYDFILCTEKDYVKIEGYKDLPLFENIYYVPIQTQIDTLEEFEIEIKTAILKKKF, from the coding sequence ATGAAATTTTTTTTATACCTACTCCAAGTTTTACTTTACCCTCTTAGTCTTTTATACCAATTTTTATTTTTCTTAAATAAAACATTCACAAAAAAAAAATCTCTACCTGTTTCGTTTGTAATAAGTGTCGGAAATCTAAGCATTGGCGGAACAGGAAAAACTCCTTTCACGATTTATCTTGCGAACACTATAAACTCAATTTTCCCAAATAGAAAAATCGTAATATTAACGAGGGGCTATGGTGGGAAAAAAACTAAGGAGGGAATGGTAGTCCAAGAAAATTCTAATCCGAAAGAATCAGGAGACGAGCCTTTACTTATAAAAAGAGCCTGCCCTTTTGCGGATGTAATTGTAGGTAAAGACAGATACTTGGCATTCCACAAATTTTGCAAATCTATAGTCGAAGAAACAATCATAATCTTAGATGACGGATTCCAGCATCATCAGCTAAACAGAGATTTTGATTTTGTACTCATTGACTTAAAAAAAAATATCGGAAACAATTTTACTCTACCGATTGGTTCTTTAAGAGAAAAACCTAAATCTCTAAATAGAGCAAACTCTGTAGTATTTACAAAAATTGAAGAAGTCCAAAAAGAGAATTTGTTGGATTTAGAAAAAAACTTTAAAAAAATAAATCCAAAACTCAGCTTCTACAAATTTCTATATATTGCAAAATTTATCAAAAATCAAAATACAGTGTTCAGTATTCAAAAAATTGCCGGGAAAAAAATTCTAATCTTTACAGGGATCGCAAACCCAAAACATTTTCAAAAAACAATTCAAATTCACCAACCAAGTCAAATTCATACGAATATTTTTTCAGATCACCACCCATTTACAAAATCAGAAATTAAAAATATTCTATCCAAAAACTCTGATTATGATTTTATATTATGCACCGAAAAGGATTATGTCAAAATAGAAGGCTATAAAGACTTGCCTCTTTTTGAAAACATATATTATGTCCCGATTCAAACCCAGATTGACACTTTAGAAGAATTTGAAATAGAAATAAAAACTGCCATACTAAAAAAAAAATTTTAA
- a CDS encoding VWA domain-containing protein, translating to MNLYFETPLILLGLLIIPLFFIYRVITLKNEFLRFPVIQAYENNKWKFPVIYIKPILESILLALFIIGVASPYSTLEKKGFEEKGIDVSLVLDISASMQASDFKPTRLDFMKEITLDFIKRSSKNRVSVIAFAGVVFTQSSLTNNHEILNELIQSLSFHSIEHNESGGTAIGDALLTSADQLIKNKTHSRDQVIILITDGENTTGVSPLLSAKYIYDNKIRLYVIGLGGIENIPVYVNNKPYLTPSGKVLTTSLQDDELKNIAKEASGKYFHAKNQSILTDIFNELTKLESTVIEVEGYKQKVSKNIYIAGLSFLIFLFLLILNFSIRRPIK from the coding sequence ATGAATCTCTATTTTGAAACACCTCTTATTCTTCTAGGTTTATTAATAATTCCATTATTTTTTATTTATCGGGTTATAACACTAAAAAATGAATTCCTCAGATTTCCTGTAATTCAAGCCTACGAAAATAACAAATGGAAATTCCCTGTTATTTATATAAAACCAATTTTAGAATCTATTCTATTAGCACTATTTATCATAGGAGTTGCCTCTCCTTACTCTACATTGGAGAAGAAGGGATTTGAGGAGAAAGGCATAGACGTTAGCTTAGTACTTGATATTTCCGCAAGTATGCAGGCAAGCGATTTCAAACCAACTCGACTTGACTTTATGAAAGAAATCACCTTAGACTTTATTAAGCGAAGTAGCAAGAATAGGGTTAGTGTAATTGCATTTGCAGGTGTTGTATTTACTCAATCTTCACTTACAAACAACCATGAAATTTTAAACGAGCTAATCCAAAGCCTTTCATTTCATAGCATAGAGCATAATGAGAGTGGTGGAACTGCAATTGGAGATGCACTACTCACCTCTGCTGATCAACTGATAAAAAATAAGACTCACTCAAGAGATCAAGTAATTATCTTAATTACTGATGGAGAAAATACGACAGGAGTATCTCCACTACTCTCAGCAAAATATATTTATGATAATAAAATTCGATTGTATGTGATTGGGCTTGGAGGCATAGAAAATATCCCGGTCTATGTAAATAACAAACCTTATCTTACGCCATCAGGAAAAGTTCTTACAACCTCTCTTCAAGACGATGAGTTAAAAAATATTGCAAAAGAAGCATCAGGAAAATATTTTCATGCAAAAAACCAAAGTATCTTGACTGATATTTTTAATGAGCTTACCAAATTAGAAAGTACAGTTATTGAAGTAGAAGGTTACAAACAAAAAGTTTCAAAAAATATTTATATAGCCGGACTTAGCTTCCTAATTTTCCTATTCCTTCTTATTTTAAATTTTTCTATCAGGAGACCAATCAAATGA
- a CDS encoding YjgP/YjgQ family permease: protein MNSTKKIGNSIFRYSELKEEYFPLKILDKYLFGEFVKTFLGTLIMLTGILVISQVMDNLKVFLASKEASYHAYFFILYSIPKMAIAVIPPALMFSVCYIVGQFSVNKELVAMMAVGVSFYRIVSPLIFFGGVSWILVLLVSEFVVRPLNSFAQSEFSIIQKGVGTKSDLVYQLHIKGKEGFYYVYWYDEPTKSVKGGFNYIKVKSDGSAEYVISAQNAKYNANEKNWKLEKIEEIIFDENMNLKTYSKFAEKVYNFPESADYFAKPTRKIEEMDFLDLTEEIKIRKNKGIPYFDLEVERHSIFAMPLMCLIVVLIGSIAGAFTKKSAGVASLGITIGVVLLYYIFYSTGRSLGENGGLPPSIAVWSTSVLFLGISITLYKKFNL, encoded by the coding sequence ATGAATTCAACCAAAAAAATCGGAAACAGTATATTTAGGTATTCAGAATTGAAGGAAGAGTATTTTCCTCTAAAAATTTTGGATAAGTACCTGTTTGGAGAATTTGTTAAAACATTTCTTGGGACTTTGATCATGCTGACCGGGATTCTTGTCATATCTCAGGTTATGGACAATTTAAAAGTATTCCTTGCATCCAAAGAAGCATCATACCATGCGTATTTCTTCATATTGTACAGTATTCCGAAGATGGCAATTGCTGTAATTCCACCTGCCTTGATGTTTTCTGTTTGTTATATAGTCGGACAGTTTAGCGTAAATAAAGAGTTAGTTGCAATGATGGCGGTAGGGGTTTCGTTTTACAGAATTGTTAGCCCTCTTATTTTTTTTGGAGGAGTTTCGTGGATTCTTGTTTTACTCGTTAGTGAGTTTGTAGTTCGACCGTTGAATTCTTTTGCACAGTCAGAATTTTCTATAATTCAAAAAGGAGTTGGAACCAAATCTGACTTAGTTTATCAATTGCACATCAAAGGAAAAGAGGGATTTTATTATGTGTATTGGTATGATGAGCCGACCAAAAGCGTGAAAGGTGGATTCAACTATATTAAAGTCAAATCAGATGGCTCTGCCGAATATGTTATTTCTGCACAAAATGCGAAATACAACGCTAATGAAAAAAATTGGAAGTTAGAAAAAATTGAAGAAATTATTTTTGATGAAAACATGAATTTGAAAACCTATTCAAAATTTGCAGAGAAAGTTTACAACTTTCCCGAAAGTGCAGATTATTTTGCAAAGCCTACCCGAAAAATAGAAGAGATGGATTTTTTAGACTTAACCGAAGAAATCAAGATTAGAAAAAATAAAGGTATTCCGTATTTTGATTTAGAGGTAGAGAGACATTCTATTTTTGCCATGCCTCTAATGTGTCTAATTGTAGTTTTGATCGGCTCTATTGCAGGAGCGTTTACAAAAAAATCAGCAGGGGTTGCCTCTCTTGGAATTACAATAGGGGTGGTGTTGCTGTATTATATTTTTTACTCAACAGGTCGTTCTCTAGGAGAAAATGGAGGACTTCCACCGTCAATTGCGGTTTGGTCAACCTCGGTACTATTCTTAGGAATCTCGATTACGCTTTATAAAAAATTCAATCTTTGA
- a CDS encoding VWA domain-containing protein — MIEFQSPYLLYLIIPFSFLIVWILIQTRTSVLWINANVSERFTNVFTSLQKSYKLYFYFLLVYTSGVLLILAFADPVISGKEEEIKSSGEFMIIIDASQSMWAGDTIDHPITKKKPYDRFSQSIEVAQDFIDLYPNYFYGVMSFSNEAVILTPPQKDITLAKTIIQSIKIHRFEWSGSSYKKIFQKLIDLLSKSDSKDIQILLISDGEIVTREKENYLEELETLKNFGVRIHAIGIGTKKGGSIRYFLHYYDIQNEENEHSKNDDSTGEKKVYRKEETIKSITTKREDRDLKNITSFTKGKYIILENHEYVDEFKNYLKFKDGKVIRKKSSTENKSISRFLIGASSILFIIYSFILFRKKKYIYEN, encoded by the coding sequence ATGATAGAATTTCAATCTCCCTATCTTCTCTATTTAATCATACCCTTTAGTTTCCTAATAGTATGGATATTGATTCAGACAAGAACTTCTGTTCTGTGGATTAATGCTAACGTATCCGAAAGATTTACAAATGTATTTACTTCTCTACAAAAATCCTACAAACTGTATTTCTATTTTCTTCTTGTTTACACTTCTGGAGTTTTATTAATCTTGGCTTTTGCAGATCCAGTAATTTCCGGCAAAGAAGAAGAGATAAAGTCTTCAGGTGAATTTATGATAATCATAGACGCATCTCAAAGTATGTGGGCAGGGGACACAATAGATCATCCAATTACAAAAAAAAAGCCTTACGACAGATTTTCTCAAAGCATAGAAGTTGCGCAAGATTTTATAGACCTATACCCAAATTATTTTTATGGAGTGATGAGCTTTAGCAATGAAGCAGTGATTCTTACCCCTCCTCAAAAAGATATAACTTTGGCAAAAACTATTATACAATCCATAAAAATTCATCGTTTTGAGTGGAGCGGAAGCAGCTATAAAAAAATATTTCAGAAATTAATAGACTTACTATCCAAATCAGATTCAAAGGATATCCAAATATTGCTTATAAGCGATGGAGAAATCGTAACAAGAGAAAAAGAAAACTATTTAGAGGAGTTAGAAACTTTAAAAAATTTCGGAGTCAGAATTCACGCTATTGGGATAGGCACGAAAAAAGGAGGCTCTATAAGATACTTCTTGCATTACTACGATATTCAAAACGAGGAAAATGAACATAGTAAAAATGATGACTCCACAGGAGAAAAAAAAGTTTATAGAAAGGAAGAAACTATAAAAAGTATCACTACAAAAAGAGAAGACAGGGATCTAAAAAATATCACAAGTTTTACTAAAGGCAAATATATAATTTTAGAAAATCACGAATACGTTGATGAATTTAAAAACTATCTAAAATTCAAAGATGGGAAAGTGATAAGAAAAAAATCATCCACAGAAAATAAAAGCATTTCTCGGTTCCTTATTGGAGCTTCATCTATTTTATTTATAATTTATTCTTTTATACTTTTTAGAAAAAAGAAATATATCTATGAAAACTAA
- the yidC gene encoding membrane protein insertase YidC codes for MEDRQSRLFLAVLLSLGVWMALNYFLFPTLPPPPKTAEKKETLSETVKPKDIEKPKEKETLKKVDLSPISINKSEIKQFYLATSSFLVQFSSLGGRIEKFYIRNYKDLNNEEVRIIKSDKEMIEFQGNQYKAIEISRGKGFDFNPSFTKDEIASSPFNTLNFISNFDEQNKTLTFQVLSPDKKYSITKEYKFFPEENYFKFKLTINNKDKNTIVLADSKDNVFFRSFGSLGPTRPGNHILEKDQVHYFRFYYLNGSFKDMIDGVSGEGFFSNFFGSKKTEEEKHFELISNPSDGLDFLGTGSRYFIAVLDPLKHKPSGVLLDNRKNNDTGVVASYDNITIESGKSYSMDFGAYVGIREADGMAFRDKTLNPLETENTPFSGLSDKLDKSFNQGLTTPFRNGIVWVLKKLYKYTISNYGWSIILFAILFKLAFYPLNQKQAESMKKMQELSPQIKEINERYAKDPTVKQQKIMELYKKNGTNPMSGCLPMVIQIPIFIALYTAFSDTIELWRTPFLWISDLSEPDTVYTIADFGIGVISLNILPLIMVSSQAIQTKMTSVSADPNQKTMMYLMPVIMLYFFWSMPSGVTLYWTLQNFLSIIQQVLTNKFGPESKKKSK; via the coding sequence ATGGAAGACAGACAAAGCAGATTATTTTTAGCAGTACTACTGAGCCTCGGAGTCTGGATGGCTCTAAACTATTTCCTATTTCCGACTTTGCCGCCACCACCCAAGACTGCAGAAAAAAAAGAAACACTTAGCGAGACTGTTAAACCAAAAGATATAGAAAAACCAAAAGAAAAAGAAACTCTAAAAAAAGTTGATCTTTCCCCAATTTCAATTAACAAATCCGAAATCAAACAATTCTATTTAGCTACATCTTCTTTTTTAGTGCAGTTTTCTTCTCTTGGAGGAAGAATCGAAAAATTTTACATTCGTAACTACAAAGACTTAAATAATGAAGAAGTTCGAATCATAAAATCAGACAAAGAAATGATTGAGTTTCAGGGAAATCAGTATAAAGCAATCGAAATTTCCAGAGGAAAGGGTTTTGATTTTAACCCTTCTTTTACAAAAGATGAAATCGCTTCCTCTCCTTTTAATACACTGAATTTTATTTCAAATTTTGATGAACAAAACAAAACACTTACTTTTCAGGTTCTTTCACCTGATAAAAAATATTCAATTACAAAAGAATATAAATTTTTTCCAGAAGAAAACTATTTCAAATTTAAACTGACTATAAACAACAAAGATAAAAATACGATAGTTTTAGCTGACTCTAAGGATAACGTTTTTTTTAGATCATTCGGAAGCCTTGGACCCACTAGACCTGGAAATCATATCTTAGAAAAAGACCAAGTCCACTATTTCCGATTTTACTATTTGAACGGATCGTTTAAGGATATGATTGATGGTGTATCAGGGGAAGGATTTTTTTCTAACTTTTTCGGCAGCAAAAAAACTGAAGAAGAAAAACACTTTGAACTCATTTCTAACCCTTCTGATGGTTTAGATTTTCTTGGAACAGGTAGTCGGTATTTTATTGCAGTCTTAGACCCATTAAAGCATAAGCCTTCTGGAGTGTTATTAGACAACAGGAAAAATAACGATACCGGTGTTGTCGCCTCTTATGATAATATTACGATTGAATCAGGTAAATCTTATTCAATGGATTTTGGTGCTTATGTTGGTATCAGGGAAGCAGATGGAATGGCTTTTAGAGACAAAACTCTAAATCCTTTGGAAACCGAAAATACTCCCTTCTCCGGTCTAAGCGATAAATTAGACAAATCTTTCAACCAAGGTCTAACTACACCTTTTAGAAACGGTATAGTCTGGGTTCTAAAAAAACTTTATAAATACACTATCTCCAATTATGGTTGGAGTATAATTCTTTTTGCGATTCTATTCAAATTGGCTTTCTATCCTTTAAATCAGAAGCAAGCAGAGAGCATGAAAAAAATGCAAGAGCTAAGCCCGCAGATTAAAGAAATTAATGAGCGTTATGCGAAAGACCCAACTGTCAAACAACAGAAAATTATGGAGCTTTACAAAAAGAATGGCACAAACCCCATGAGTGGATGCTTACCAATGGTTATTCAAATTCCGATTTTTATTGCTCTCTATACTGCATTCAGTGATACTATCGAATTGTGGAGAACTCCATTCTTATGGATTTCAGATCTTAGCGAGCCGGACACTGTATATACTATTGCAGATTTTGGAATTGGAGTCATCAGTTTAAATATCCTTCCGCTTATCATGGTTAGTTCTCAAGCAATTCAAACAAAAATGACTTCTGTCTCTGCCGACCCTAATCAGAAAACGATGATGTATCTTATGCCTGTCATCATGCTTTACTTTTTCTGGTCTATGCCGTCCGGTGTGACTTTATACTGGACACTACAAAATTTTCTGTCCATCATTCAGCAGGTCTTGACGAATAAATTCGGACCTGAATCTAAAAAGAAATCTAAATAA
- the rpmH gene encoding 50S ribosomal protein L34, producing the protein MKRTYQPSKIKRARTHGFRSRMASAAGRAVLSRRRRKGRHKLTVSDEKTGKKF; encoded by the coding sequence ATGAAAAGAACATATCAACCGAGTAAAATCAAAAGAGCTAGAACCCATGGATTTCGTTCCAGAATGGCAAGTGCAGCGGGAAGAGCCGTACTTTCCAGAAGGAGAAGAAAGGGTCGTCATAAGCTAACTGTTTCTGACGAAAAAACAGGGAAAAAATTCTAG
- a CDS encoding ABC-2 family transporter protein has product MFFLQSAHSYLQLALASVKSRMEYRASFFIFLFTLVSFYTAQALTIGIIIHRFKVIGGWSVGEIAFLYSLLILSQGIVSCLFSGVVEFGNFIREGTFDRLLVRPLSPLGQVIASGFELVGLAHLILGLITFFIANSLIRISWSFFDVVIFITVILGGSMILAGIRIIIAAIAFYAVNNNSLVHLFVFSSREFLLYPLNIYSKGVKFLLTFIIPLGFVNFYPAQYFLKKSGEGIFHEYIVYFTLPIGVLLFLISILFWRKGQKDYESAGG; this is encoded by the coding sequence ATGTTCTTTCTTCAAAGTGCACATTCTTATCTCCAGCTTGCTTTGGCTTCGGTTAAGTCAAGGATGGAGTACCGAGCCAGTTTCTTTATTTTTCTATTTACCCTTGTTAGTTTTTACACTGCACAAGCTTTGACTATCGGAATTATTATTCACCGATTTAAAGTAATCGGAGGCTGGTCAGTTGGAGAGATAGCATTTTTATACAGTCTTCTGATTTTGTCTCAAGGAATAGTGTCATGTCTATTTTCCGGTGTAGTAGAATTTGGAAATTTTATTCGAGAGGGTACTTTTGACAGACTTCTTGTAAGACCTCTATCGCCTTTGGGGCAGGTCATTGCAAGTGGGTTTGAGTTAGTCGGGTTAGCGCACTTGATTTTGGGACTTATTACTTTTTTTATAGCCAATTCACTGATTCGGATTTCGTGGAGTTTTTTTGATGTTGTGATTTTTATTACAGTCATTTTGGGTGGCTCGATGATACTTGCAGGAATTCGAATCATTATTGCTGCAATTGCATTTTATGCAGTGAATAACAATTCATTAGTTCATTTGTTCGTATTTTCTTCCAGAGAATTTTTACTCTATCCGTTGAATATATATTCTAAAGGTGTGAAATTTTTACTTACATTTATAATTCCTTTGGGTTTTGTGAATTTCTATCCGGCTCAATATTTTTTAAAAAAATCCGGGGAAGGAATCTTTCATGAGTATATAGTCTATTTTACCCTACCTATCGGGGTTTTGCTATTTTTGATTTCCATTTTGTTTTGGAGAAAGGGTCAGAAAGATTACGAATCTGCAGGAGGGTAA
- the rnpA gene encoding ribonuclease P protein component: MNKKPSALKNKTEISFIFTKGKKIQKFPIKILFITNKTTSNRFLFCADRSAKNAVERNRIKRMQRSVIQEIQDDIPQGYDIAIICNANFTKLEYSVRVKKIKQALLLLTYE, from the coding sequence TTGAATAAAAAGCCTTCGGCTCTGAAAAACAAAACAGAAATTAGTTTTATTTTTACAAAAGGAAAAAAAATTCAAAAATTTCCTATTAAGATTTTGTTTATAACTAACAAAACAACTTCAAACAGATTTCTGTTCTGTGCAGACCGCAGTGCTAAAAATGCAGTTGAACGAAACAGAATAAAACGTATGCAAAGATCTGTTATTCAAGAAATACAAGACGATATTCCCCAAGGATATGATATTGCAATTATCTGCAATGCAAATTTTACTAAATTGGAATATTCTGTTAGAGTAAAAAAAATAAAACAAGCCTTACTACTTTTAACTTATGAATAA
- a CDS encoding transposase, which produces MFLQNTHHLQGSLLDPEQNLNSTLRGVLKNNWSQTFYEKIFKNINEKDFRCLYHPVFGRSNFPVNILVAIEIIKEMYSLTDEQLYENYQFNYLYQKVLGVDDINRYSFAIRTMYHFRENYCEYEERTGINLFDRVFQDGRDAIIEELGLKNSTQRINSVMRRISSG; this is translated from the coding sequence ATGTTTCTGCAAAATACCCATCACCTTCAAGGCAGTCTATTGGATCCTGAACAAAATTTGAACAGTACGTTACGAGGCGTATTAAAAAACAATTGGTCCCAAACTTTTTACGAGAAGATATTTAAGAATATCAACGAGAAGGATTTTAGATGCTTGTATCATCCTGTTTTTGGTCGAAGTAATTTTCCTGTAAATATTTTGGTAGCCATTGAGATCATAAAAGAGATGTATTCTCTGACAGATGAGCAGTTGTATGAAAATTATCAATTCAATTATTTGTATCAGAAGGTGTTAGGAGTCGATGATATTAATCGATATAGTTTTGCGATTCGAACAATGTATCATTTCAGGGAAAATTATTGCGAATATGAAGAACGAACGGGTATAAATCTTTTCGATCGAGTTTTTCAAGATGGCCGTGATGCAATTATTGAGGAACTTGGCTTGAAGAATTCAACGCAGAGAATTAATTCTGTGATGCGGCGAATATCGAGCGGATGA
- a CDS encoding MoxR family ATPase, giving the protein MEYKNLSEIQDVLSNIKKEIHKGIIGQDNLIDGLLIALIADGHLLIEGVPGLAKTRAVNLLSKICKVSFKRLQFTPDLLPADIVGTKIYNQSTAKFETSKGPIFANFVLADEINRAPAKVQSALLETMQERQVTIGEETFPVPRPFFVFATQNPVEQEGTYPLPEAQLDRFLMKLIIDYPSKEEEINVVKMIMNEVKLPEIDPIVNATNISEIQNFARKVYIDEKLIRYITDIVFATRFPENSGIDKNIIQYGASPRASINLTISARAKALIEGRENVTPEDIKAIAHNVLRHRIILTYHADADGITTDQIITEILKKIKVP; this is encoded by the coding sequence ATGGAATATAAAAATTTATCAGAAATTCAAGATGTGCTCTCTAATATAAAAAAAGAAATTCACAAAGGCATTATTGGTCAAGATAATCTGATCGATGGGCTACTAATTGCATTAATCGCTGATGGACACTTGCTCATTGAAGGAGTTCCCGGTCTTGCAAAAACAAGGGCTGTGAATCTACTATCCAAGATTTGCAAAGTAAGTTTTAAGAGACTCCAATTCACTCCAGATCTATTGCCTGCGGATATTGTAGGAACTAAAATTTACAATCAGTCCACTGCAAAATTTGAAACTAGCAAGGGACCAATTTTCGCAAATTTTGTTTTAGCTGATGAAATCAATAGAGCACCTGCAAAGGTTCAATCTGCACTACTCGAGACTATGCAGGAAAGGCAAGTAACCATCGGCGAAGAAACCTTTCCGGTGCCGAGGCCATTTTTTGTATTTGCCACTCAAAATCCTGTGGAACAAGAAGGCACGTACCCTCTTCCCGAAGCACAGTTGGACAGATTTTTGATGAAGTTAATCATTGACTACCCTTCAAAAGAAGAAGAAATCAACGTAGTAAAGATGATTATGAACGAAGTCAAACTTCCTGAAATTGACCCAATTGTCAACGCAACCAATATTTCTGAAATCCAAAACTTTGCTCGTAAGGTTTACATCGACGAAAAGCTAATTCGTTACATTACTGATATCGTATTTGCTACAAGATTTCCTGAAAATTCTGGAATCGACAAGAACATCATTCAGTACGGAGCTTCTCCAAGAGCTTCCATTAATCTGACTATATCGGCTCGAGCAAAAGCATTAATCGAAGGAAGAGAAAACGTAACTCCAGAAGATATCAAAGCAATTGCGCATAACGTATTAAGACACAGAATTATATTAACTTACCACGCAGACGCAGATGGAATTACAACAGACCAAATCATCACAGAGATTCTAAAAAAAATCAAAGTACCATGA
- the yidD gene encoding membrane protein insertion efficiency factor YidD: MNKLAILLIKIYKTFISPILPGVCRFYPSCSEYSLQAYQNYNFFMATYFTIKRILRCNPLSKGYFDPLPYVSQNCKHKEHK, encoded by the coding sequence ATGAATAAATTAGCCATCCTTCTTATTAAAATTTATAAAACTTTTATTTCTCCTATTCTGCCGGGGGTGTGCAGATTTTATCCATCTTGTTCAGAGTATTCTTTGCAAGCGTATCAAAATTACAATTTTTTTATGGCGACCTATTTTACTATAAAGCGCATCCTCAGATGCAACCCACTATCCAAGGGATATTTTGATCCCTTGCCGTACGTATCCCAAAATTGCAAACATAAGGAACACAAATAA
- a CDS encoding DUF58 domain-containing protein, which yields MKEKTFDLSNFLANIKKLEIVASKNAYSILTGDYNTAIPGRGMDFHEARKYVIGESIRHIDWNMTARLGEPYIKIFTEERMREVFIALDVSSSMYAGWQKKTKIEFATELASTIGYSAILSKDKLGCILFNDTAIEVIEPGTGKKHLFNVLKRFYEISLKEPAKKSGTDIRAAIHAIQKFRGKRFIVFMISDFLDRDIPEDLKYIKNRHDINMLHIYDPLEYTNQKFLRFPVYSPEKDNSKGIFRIDKISDLEASTKFLKQEFLKYRIIYESISTIEDLDKKLREYFLIKKRVHF from the coding sequence ATGAAAGAAAAAACATTTGATTTAAGTAACTTTCTTGCAAATATAAAAAAATTAGAGATTGTTGCATCTAAAAATGCTTATTCCATTCTAACTGGAGACTACAATACAGCTATTCCCGGCAGGGGAATGGATTTCCACGAAGCCAGAAAATATGTGATAGGTGAATCTATTCGGCATATTGACTGGAACATGACCGCAAGACTAGGCGAGCCGTATATAAAAATTTTTACTGAAGAAAGAATGCGAGAAGTTTTTATCGCATTGGATGTAAGCTCCTCCATGTATGCAGGCTGGCAAAAGAAAACGAAAATAGAATTTGCAACTGAGCTTGCATCAACAATCGGGTATTCTGCAATTCTTTCCAAAGACAAACTTGGTTGTATCCTTTTCAATGATACTGCCATAGAGGTGATCGAACCGGGCACAGGCAAAAAACATCTATTCAATGTACTAAAAAGATTTTACGAAATATCTCTAAAAGAGCCTGCAAAGAAAAGTGGAACAGATATACGCGCAGCTATCCATGCAATACAAAAATTTCGAGGCAAAAGATTTATTGTATTTATGATTTCAGATTTTTTAGACAGGGATATTCCAGAAGATTTAAAATATATTAAAAATCGCCACGATATTAATATGCTCCATATTTACGATCCTTTAGAATACACTAACCAAAAATTTCTAAGGTTCCCTGTATATTCTCCTGAAAAAGATAACAGCAAAGGAATTTTCAGGATTGATAAAATTTCTGATCTTGAAGCCTCTACAAAATTTTTGAAACAAGAATTTCTAAAATACAGAATTATCTATGAGTCTATTTCCACTATTGAGGATTTGGATAAAAAGTTAAGAGAATATTTTCTGATAAAAAAAAGGGTGCACTTTTGA